The following are encoded in a window of Rosa chinensis cultivar Old Blush chromosome 4, RchiOBHm-V2, whole genome shotgun sequence genomic DNA:
- the LOC112199627 gene encoding uncharacterized protein LOC112199627 has product MASNIPSSLSKAFAAFASSGKVGWYIKILGLKKVSWCCWAELSLLSLRMDKSWMHADRRSHAYQLGVEEFLRFAVENSTDVNNISCPCAKCGSIDGMFSARVIKDHLYFNGVDESYKDWVWHGEPSRATVNANEEVSKATVNMVEDGDAADNIGLGDQGEKGASEDEEFFVSGEDEQYSVKLNDFMRLVEDGDKVLYPGCTKYTKLNALIQNFNLKVKHGLSDVCYSDMLIMIGMFLPEGNEIPGSHYEAKKSLATLGMDYKKIHACPNDCILYRGQYADVTSCPTYGESRWKLGKDNIEKQGVLGKVLWYFPPIPRFKRMFQSTKTSKNLTWHANERRKDEFMRHPADAPTWKLVDQKWPEFVLLRDTMAVLSIVRILNRIDYVMDKKWAILVTGDGYRAIILIEVD; this is encoded by the exons ATGGCAAGCAATATTCCTAGTTCTCTTTCTAAAGCTTTTGCAGCTTTTGCTTCCTCTG GGAAGGTTGGTTGGTATATAAAGATATTAGGGTTGAAGAAGGTCAGCTGGTGTTGCTGGGCTGAATTAAGTTTGCTTTCCTTAAG aaTGGATAAGTCttggatgcatgctgatagaaGATCACACGCATATCAGCTAGGTGTTGAGGAATTTCTTAGGTTTGCTGTAGAGAATTCTACTGATGTAAATAATATCAGTTGTCCCTGTGCAAAATGTGGGAGCATAGATGGGATGTTTTCGGCTAGGGTCATAAAAGATCATCTATATTTTAATGGTGTAGATGAGAGTTACAAAGATTGGGTATGGCACGGGGAACCATCTAGGGCAACTGTGAATGCTAATGAAGAGGTATCCAAAGCCACTGTAAATATGGTAGAAGATGGAGATGCAGCAGATAATATAGGGTTGGGAGATCAGGGAGAAAAGGGAGCTAGTGAGGATGAGGAGTTTTTTGTAAGTGGTGAGGATGAGCAGTATTCCGTAAAATTGAATGATTTCATGAGATTAGTCGAGGATGGAGATAAAGTTTTGTATCCCGGTTGTACCAAGTACACAAAATTAAATGCACTTATACAAAATTTTAACCTTAAAGTAAAACATGGACTGTCTGATGTGTGTTATTCTGACATGTTGATCATGATCGGAATGTTTCTCCCTGAAGGTAATGAGATACCTGGTTCGCATTATGAGGCCAAGAAGTCTTTGGCTACATTAGGAATGGACTATAAAAAGATTCATGCATGTCCTAATGACTGCATTTTATACAGAGGACAATATGCTGATGTTACTAGTTGTCCTACATATGGGGAGTCAAGGTGGAAATTAGGCAAAGATAACATCGAGAAGCAAGGGGTACTCGGGAAGGTGTTGTGGTATTTTCCCCCAATCCCACGTTTCAAACGCATGTTTCAATCTACAAAAACTTCTAAAAACCTAACTTGGCATGCGAATGAAAGGAGGAAGGATGAGTTTATGCGTCATCCGGCTGATGCCCCCACTTGGAAGTTAGTGGACCAAAAATGGCCAGAATTCG TGTTACTAAGGGATACAATGGCTGTCCTATCTATTGTGAGAATACTAAACCGCATCGACTATGTCATGGACAAAAAATGGGCCATATTGGTCACAGGAGATGGTTACCGCGCCATCATCCTTATCGAAGTTGACTAA